A genomic window from bacterium includes:
- the ilvC gene encoding ketol-acid reductoisomerase yields the protein MAKIYYEKDADLGVFSGKKVGIIGYGSQGRAHALNLRDSGVDVVVSELEGTPAYKKAVNDDFKVVDAAEVVKTCDVFMMLVQDNAQPTVYKNFIHPNLKKGQAMGFAHGFSIRFNQIVPPEDIDVFMVAPKGPGDLVREQFAQGQGVPCLVAVYQNPTGNALKIALAYAKGLGGTRCGVVETTFKEETETDLFGEQVVLCGGVTQLIKDAFEILVESGYQPEVAYYETCHELKLIVDLINTRGIQGMRDVVSDTAEYGDMTRGPRVINECVREEMKDILKEIQTGKFALEWILENQAGRPVYNSLKEEAREHLIEKVGAKMRSMMPWLKGK from the coding sequence ATGGCAAAGATTTATTATGAGAAAGATGCTGATTTAGGTGTTTTTAGTGGTAAAAAGGTTGGAATTATAGGATATGGTAGTCAGGGAAGGGCACATGCTCTAAATTTAAGAGATAGCGGGGTTGATGTTGTTGTTTCTGAGTTAGAAGGAACCCCTGCCTATAAAAAGGCAGTAAATGATGATTTTAAAGTAGTTGATGCAGCAGAAGTTGTTAAAACATGTGATGTTTTTATGATGCTTGTTCAGGATAATGCACAGCCAACTGTTTATAAAAATTTTATTCATCCAAATTTAAAAAAAGGGCAGGCAATGGGGTTTGCACATGGTTTTTCAATACGTTTTAATCAAATTGTCCCACCAGAAGATATAGATGTTTTTATGGTCGCGCCAAAAGGTCCTGGAGACCTTGTTAGGGAACAGTTTGCTCAAGGTCAGGGAGTTCCATGTTTAGTGGCTGTTTATCAAAATCCAACTGGAAATGCCCTTAAAATTGCACTTGCATATGCAAAGGGTTTAGGAGGAACAAGATGTGGAGTAGTTGAAACAACATTTAAAGAAGAAACAGAAACAGACCTTTTTGGTGAGCAGGTTGTTCTTTGTGGTGGAGTAACTCAACTTATAAAAGATGCTTTTGAAATACTTGTTGAAAGTGGATATCAACCAGAAGTTGCATATTATGAAACATGTCACGAATTGAAACTAATTGTTGATTTAATAAATACAAGAGGAATTCAGGGAATGAGAGATGTTGTGAGTGATACTGCTGAATATGGTGATATGACAAGGGGTCCAAGAGTTATAAATGAGTGTGTTAGAGAAGAGATGAAAGATATTTTAAAAGAAATACAGACAGGTAAATTTGCTCTGGAATGGATACTTGAAAATCAAGCAGGTAGACCTGTTTATAATTCACTAAAAGAAGAGGCAAGAGAACATTTAATTGAGAAAGTGGGGGCAAAAATGAGAAGTATGATGCCCTGGCTAAAAGGTAAATAA
- a CDS encoding Gfo/Idh/MocA family oxidoreductase — IQNAKKLIESGKLGFIHRVVAFNCYFVDLIKESRSWKLNSKIEIGSIFDTEVHYIDDLRYLLGKEIIEVYGKVRKFKKEFENAPADDVIAIIDFEEGSNGFLEISENQWRGNGNISNGEGINFHGNDGSLEISLSGKFNAYFKDGQEIKENYTPDYNKIWKEFHHSFVKSILEDSPIPVTGEEATKNLAVILAILKLSEKNRPISLIEDK; from the coding sequence TATCCAAAATGCTAAAAAACTTATTGAAAGTGGAAAACTTGGTTTTATTCATAGGGTTGTTGCTTTTAATTGTTATTTTGTTGACCTTATAAAAGAAAGTCGCAGTTGGAAACTTAATAGTAAAATAGAAATTGGTTCAATTTTTGATACAGAGGTCCATTATATTGATGACCTTAGGTATCTTCTTGGGAAAGAGATAATTGAGGTTTATGGGAAAGTAAGAAAATTCAAAAAGGAGTTTGAAAATGCTCCTGCTGATGATGTAATAGCAATAATTGATTTTGAAGAAGGAAGTAATGGTTTTTTGGAAATAAGTGAAAATCAGTGGCGAGGTAATGGGAATATTTCAAATGGTGAAGGTATAAATTTTCATGGAAATGATGGTTCTCTTGAAATTTCACTTTCAGGGAAATTTAATGCTTATTTTAAAGATGGACAGGAAATAAAAGAAAATTATACTCCTGATTATAATAAAATCTGGAAAGAATTTCACCATTCATTTGTAAAAAGTATTTTAGAGGACTCACCAATTCCAGTTACTGGTGAAGAAGCAACAAAAAACCTTGCAGTTATTTTAGCAATTTTAAAATTATCAGAAAAAAATAGACCTATTTCTCTTATTGAAGACAAATAA
- the recA gene encoding recombinase RecA, with the protein MEKEKALELTISQIEKEFGKGSIMKLGEKTHIEVPVIPTGAISLDIALGVGGIPRGRVTEIFGQESSGKTTLALSVLAQAQKAGGQVAFIDVEHALDPNYAKKLGLKIEDMLVSQPDSGEQALEIAEALIRSNAIDVIVIDSVAALVPKAELEGEMGDSVMGLQARLMSQALRKLTGYISKSNTSTIFINQVREKIGVFFGNPETTPGGRALKFYASVRLELRRIESIKRGEDLIGNRVKVKVVKNKVAPPFKEVILDFYYGEGISKEASLIDAAISFGILEKKGSYFYYDGKTLEQGVDNMIKILKTNQKLYDEIENKVKEKSGFVVKKETKKGEGKNERD; encoded by the coding sequence ATGGAAAAGGAAAAAGCACTTGAACTTACAATATCTCAGATAGAAAAAGAATTTGGAAAAGGTTCAATAATGAAATTAGGAGAAAAAACGCATATTGAAGTTCCTGTAATACCAACAGGAGCAATTTCCTTAGATATTGCACTTGGTGTTGGTGGTATTCCAAGAGGAAGGGTAACAGAAATTTTTGGACAGGAATCTTCTGGAAAAACCACTCTTGCTTTAAGTGTATTAGCACAGGCACAAAAAGCAGGGGGGCAGGTTGCTTTTATTGATGTTGAACATGCCTTGGACCCAAATTATGCAAAAAAATTGGGTTTGAAAATTGAAGATATGCTTGTCAGTCAACCTGACTCAGGTGAACAGGCATTGGAAATAGCAGAAGCACTTATAAGAAGTAATGCAATTGATGTTATTGTCATTGATTCAGTTGCTGCTCTTGTCCCAAAAGCAGAATTAGAAGGAGAGATGGGAGATAGTGTTATGGGATTACAGGCAAGGTTAATGTCTCAGGCATTAAGAAAATTGACTGGTTATATAAGCAAATCAAATACATCAACAATTTTTATAAATCAAGTAAGAGAAAAAATAGGTGTTTTTTTTGGAAATCCAGAAACAACACCTGGAGGAAGGGCTTTAAAATTCTATGCTTCAGTCCGTCTTGAATTAAGAAGAATTGAAAGTATTAAAAGAGGTGAGGACCTTATAGGAAACCGGGTAAAAGTAAAAGTTGTAAAAAATAAAGTTGCTCCACCATTTAAAGAAGTTATTTTAGATTTTTATTATGGAGAAGGAATAAGCAAAGAAGCATCTTTAATTGATGCAGCCATTAGTTTTGGGATATTGGAGAAAAAAGGAAGTTATTTTTATTATGATGGGAAGACATTAGAGCAAGGTGTAGATAATATGATAAAAATTTTAAAAACAAACCAGAAACTTTATGATGAAATAGAAAATAAGGTTAAAGAAAAAAGCGGATTTGTTGTTAAAAAAGAAACAAAAAAAGGGGAGGGGAAAAATGAAAGAGATTAA
- a CDS encoding Gfo/Idh/MocA family oxidoreductase, with amino-acid sequence MKEIKIGLIGYKFMGKAHSHAYKDVGLFFQLSIRPIMKVICGRSKKPLSIAKDRFGWEEYETDWRKVVTRDDIDMIDITTPPNAHKEIAIEAAKNGKIIFCEKPLASRIEDAYKMVEVAEKYGVKHAICFNYRKLPAIGLAKKLIDEGKLGKIYHIRAVYLQDWIIDPEFPLVWRLQKEIAGSGAHGDLNAHLIDMARYLVGEFDQVIGMNKTFIKQRPLLEETEKLETGLKDKEKSKEKGIVDVDDATIFLAKFKNGVIGSFEATRFAAGRKNYQRFEINGSKGSIIFNLERLNELQYYSTDDPDYASGFRTIIATEPSHPYSANWWPAGHIIGYGESFINMVADIFNSIEKGENPSPNFYDGIKCQEVLEAVNRSIKEERWIELK; translated from the coding sequence ATGAAAGAGATTAAAATTGGACTTATTGGATATAAATTTATGGGGAAAGCCCACTCTCATGCTTATAAAGATGTTGGACTTTTTTTCCAACTTTCTATTAGACCTATTATGAAAGTAATTTGTGGAAGGAGTAAAAAACCATTATCTATTGCAAAAGATAGATTTGGATGGGAAGAATACGAGACGGACTGGAGAAAAGTTGTTACGAGAGATGATATTGATATGATCGATATAACGACGCCACCAAATGCACATAAAGAAATAGCAATTGAAGCAGCAAAAAATGGGAAAATTATATTTTGTGAAAAACCATTAGCATCCAGAATTGAGGATGCATATAAAATGGTTGAAGTTGCTGAAAAATATGGAGTTAAACATGCAATTTGTTTTAATTACAGAAAATTACCTGCTATTGGGCTGGCAAAAAAACTGATAGATGAAGGAAAATTAGGAAAAATTTATCACATAAGGGCTGTTTATCTTCAGGACTGGATTATTGACCCTGAATTTCCTCTTGTATGGCGACTTCAAAAAGAAATTGCAGGAAGTGGTGCACATGGGGATTTAAATGCACACTTAATTGATATGGCAAGATATTTAGTTGGTGAATTTGACCAGGTTATTGGTATGAATAAAACATTTATAAAACAAAGACCACTATTAGAAGAAACAGAAAAATTAGAAACAGGGCTTAAAGATAAAGAAAAAAGTAAAGAAAAAGGAATTGTAGATGTTGATGATGCAACAATTTTTCTTGCAAAGTTTAAAAATGGAGTAATTGGTTCTTTTGAAGCAACGAGATTTGCAGCAGGAAGAAAAAACTATCAAAGATTTGAAATAAATGGGAGTAAAGGAAGCATTATATTTAATTTAGAGCGTCTTAATGAGTTGCAATATTATAGTACAGATGACCCTGACTATGCTTCTGGTTTTAGAACAATAATTGCCACAGAACCATCCCATCCTTATTCTGCTAACTGGTGGCCCGCAGGGCATATTATTGGATATGGAGAATCATTTATAAATATGGTTGCAGATATATTCAATTCAATTGAAAAAGGTGAAAATCCATCTCCAAACTTTTATGATGGAATAAAATGCCAGGAAGTTCTTGAAGCAGTTAATAGGTCAATAAAAGAGGAAAGATGGATTGAATTGAAATAA
- the ilvB gene encoding biosynthetic-type acetolactate synthase large subunit, which produces MKGAKIFIECLKKEKVEVIFGYPGGTVLPFCDVLFDSGIRFILTRHEQGAAHAADGYSRSSGKVGVCLATSGPGSTNLVTGIATAYMDSIPMVAITGQVATHLIGNDAFQEVDTTGITRPITKHNYLIKDVNEICKVVKEAFYIATTGRPGPVLIDFPANIQSMEGKFNYPSKIEMRSYKPVYEGHPKQIEKAWELIESSKKPVIIAGGGIISSNASSELNEFVEKTGIPVAFTLMGLGCMDVRHPLSLGMPGMHGTKYANYAIVESDLIISIGCRFDDRVTGKIENFAPKAKIIHIDIDPAAISKNVEVDVPIVGDAKNVLKKLLEEAKKLDIEQWQEKVKKWKNENPLKYDNNGFKPQYVIEKISEITKGEAIIATEVGQNQMWTAQFYRFKKPRTFITSGGLGTMGFGFPAAIGAKVANPYEIVIDIAGDGSIQMNIQELATAVSNKIPVKIIILNNGYLGMVRQWQQLFYNRKYAFTCIANGQPDFVKLAESYGAIGYRVKTKEEFDKVIDKVLEEKEKVVMLDCRIEPEENVFPMVPAGASLDQMLEGIA; this is translated from the coding sequence ATGAAAGGTGCAAAGATATTTATAGAATGTTTGAAAAAAGAAAAAGTTGAAGTTATATTTGGTTATCCAGGTGGAACAGTTTTACCATTTTGTGATGTTCTTTTTGATAGTGGGATAAGATTTATTTTAACAAGGCATGAACAGGGTGCTGCTCATGCTGCTGATGGTTATTCAAGGTCATCTGGAAAAGTTGGGGTTTGTCTTGCTACTTCTGGTCCCGGGTCAACAAATCTTGTTACAGGAATTGCAACTGCTTATATGGATTCAATACCAATGGTTGCAATTACAGGACAGGTTGCAACTCATTTAATTGGAAATGATGCTTTTCAGGAAGTTGATACTACTGGAATAACAAGGCCAATAACAAAACATAATTATTTAATAAAAGATGTAAATGAGATATGCAAAGTTGTGAAAGAGGCATTTTATATTGCAACAACAGGTAGACCTGGACCTGTTTTAATTGATTTTCCTGCTAATATACAGAGTATGGAAGGAAAATTCAATTATCCATCAAAAATTGAAATGAGAAGTTATAAGCCCGTTTATGAAGGACATCCAAAACAAATTGAGAAAGCATGGGAGTTAATTGAAAGTTCAAAAAAACCAGTAATAATAGCAGGTGGAGGAATTATAAGTTCTAACGCAAGTAGTGAATTGAATGAATTTGTTGAAAAAACAGGGATTCCAGTTGCCTTTACTCTTATGGGTCTTGGTTGTATGGATGTAAGGCATCCTCTTTCATTGGGTATGCCTGGTATGCATGGAACAAAATATGCAAATTATGCAATTGTTGAAAGTGATTTAATTATTTCTATTGGATGCAGGTTTGATGACAGAGTGACAGGGAAAATAGAGAATTTTGCTCCAAAAGCAAAAATTATTCACATTGATATTGACCCAGCTGCAATAAGTAAAAATGTTGAAGTAGATGTTCCAATAGTTGGTGATGCAAAAAATGTTTTAAAAAAATTATTAGAAGAGGCAAAAAAATTGGATATTGAACAATGGCAGGAGAAAGTCAAAAAATGGAAAAATGAGAACCCTCTTAAATATGATAACAATGGATTTAAACCACAATATGTAATAGAAAAAATATCAGAGATTACAAAAGGAGAGGCAATAATTGCAACAGAAGTTGGACAAAATCAAATGTGGACAGCACAATTTTATAGATTTAAAAAGCCAAGAACTTTTATTACATCAGGTGGACTTGGAACAATGGGATTTGGTTTTCCTGCTGCAATTGGTGCAAAAGTCGCAAATCCATATGAAATTGTTATTGATATTGCAGGGGATGGAAGTATACAGATGAATATTCAGGAACTTGCAACAGCAGTTTCAAATAAAATTCCTGTAAAAATTATTATTCTTAACAATGGGTATTTAGGAATGGTGAGACAATGGCAACAATTGTTTTATAATAGAAAATATGCTTTTACCTGTATTGCAAATGGTCAGCCTGATTTTGTTAAATTAGCAGAAAGTTATGGGGCAATTGGATATAGAGTAAAAACAAAAGAGGAATTTGATAAAGTAATAGATAAGGTTTTGGAGGAGAAAGAAAAAGTCGTTATGCTTGATTGTAGAATTGAACCAGAAGAAAATGTTTTTCCAATGGTACCTGCAGGTGCTTCATTGGACCAGATGCTTGAAGGAATAGCATAA
- the ilvN gene encoding acetolactate synthase small subunit: MNNNGIKPHIISVTVENKFGVLSKIAGLFSARGYNIDSLSVAETDDPTVSRMIIVVRGDEKILEQIYKQLNKLIDVIKVQDLTEQDFIERELALIKLSINNFNERQEVLQLVQIFRAKIISVGKKTLTIEAVGDTSKLDALVDLLKPFGFKEFIRTGKIAISRETIEKK, from the coding sequence ATGAATAATAACGGCATAAAACCGCATATTATTTCAGTAACTGTTGAAAATAAATTTGGAGTTCTGTCAAAAATTGCAGGACTTTTTTCTGCAAGGGGTTATAATATTGATTCCCTCTCAGTTGCAGAGACAGATGACCCAACTGTTTCAAGAATGATAATTGTTGTTAGGGGGGATGAAAAAATACTTGAACAGATATATAAACAATTAAATAAACTCATAGATGTTATAAAAGTTCAGGACCTAACAGAACAGGATTTTATTGAGAGAGAGCTTGCTCTTATTAAGTTATCAATTAACAATTTTAATGAGAGGCAGGAGGTTTTGCAACTTGTCCAAATTTTTAGAGCAAAAATAATAAGTGTAGGAAAGAAAACACTAACTATTGAAGCGGTAGGAGATACTTCAAAATTAGATGCTCTGGTTGACCTTCTTAAACCATTTGGTTTTAAAGAGTTTATCAGAACAGGTAAAATTGCGATATCAAGAGAAACTATTGAAAAAAAGTAA
- the thpR gene encoding RNA 2',3'-cyclic phosphodiesterase, with translation MEVRGKFIRYFIKMRLFVGIKLPDNLKEEIRKIEASLRKKVREVKVVSPENLHITLKFLGEVGEKDVGNIDEKLNEVKKKFSSFDVSIGKIGSFPDDKKIRVLWIGVESHGKLKKLNSEIERQLVTIGYKEENRFTEHITIARFKSTPDLGFIEKLKEKYNMVISSFKVENFSLINSKLTKSGPIYEDLETYKLGG, from the coding sequence ATGGAGGTGAGGGGAAAATTTATTAGATATTTTATTAAAATGCGACTATTTGTTGGAATAAAATTACCTGATAATTTAAAAGAAGAAATAAGAAAAATTGAAGCATCTTTAAGGAAAAAAGTTAGAGAAGTTAAAGTTGTATCACCTGAAAATTTGCATATTACATTAAAGTTTCTTGGAGAAGTAGGCGAAAAAGATGTTGGAAATATTGATGAGAAATTAAACGAAGTTAAAAAGAAATTTAGTTCCTTTGATGTCTCAATAGGGAAAATAGGAAGTTTTCCAGATGATAAAAAAATCAGGGTCTTATGGATTGGAGTTGAAAGTCATGGGAAACTTAAAAAGTTAAATTCAGAAATTGAGAGGCAACTTGTAACTATTGGATATAAAGAAGAAAATAGATTTACAGAACATATTACAATAGCAAGATTTAAGTCCACACCCGATTTAGGATTTATTGAAAAATTAAAAGAAAAGTATAATATGGTCATAAGTAGTTTTAAAGTTGAAAACTTTTCTCTTATAAATAGTAAATTAACAAAAAGTGGTCCAATTTATGAGGATTTAGAGACCTATAAACTTGGAGGATAA